A section of the Corynebacterium auris genome encodes:
- a CDS encoding DUF3817 domain-containing protein — MSTTSPQTPKIHPERQRRVKTALTLFSIAAWVTGILLLLLCLRMVMQYLLDMDVSALLWVGRVHGLAYMAFLITSMNLGLKARWPAATWVVTAISGVVPFLSFWVESKRRREVTEQFQLG; from the coding sequence ATGAGCACCACCTCCCCCCAGACCCCGAAGATCCACCCCGAGCGCCAGCGCCGCGTCAAAACGGCGCTGACGCTCTTCTCCATCGCGGCGTGGGTCACCGGCATTCTGCTTCTCCTGCTCTGCCTACGCATGGTCATGCAGTACCTGCTGGACATGGACGTCTCTGCCCTGCTCTGGGTCGGCCGCGTACACGGGCTGGCCTACATGGCGTTTTTGATCACCTCCATGAACCTCGGCCTGAAGGCGCGCTGGCCCGCGGCAACGTGGGTGGTCACCGCGATCTCCGGCGTCGTGCCGTTCCTGTCCTTCTGGGTGGAGTCGAAGCGCCGCCGCGAGGTGACCGAGCAGTTCCAGCTGGGCTAG
- the bcp gene encoding thioredoxin-dependent thiol peroxidase has product MTENTRLDTGDTAPAFSLPSDTGATVSLADYAGKKVIVYFYPRANTPGCTAEACDFSDNLAQFNDADIDVVGISPDTPEKLAAFRADHDLAITLLSDPTKEVMRQWGAFGEKKNYGKTVQGVIRSTFLVGEDGTVEKAQYNVRASGHVGRILRDWPIG; this is encoded by the coding sequence ATGACTGAGAACACCCGCTTGGACACGGGCGATACCGCCCCCGCCTTTTCCCTGCCCAGCGACACCGGAGCGACAGTCTCGCTCGCGGACTACGCGGGCAAAAAGGTGATCGTCTACTTCTACCCCCGCGCCAACACTCCCGGCTGCACCGCCGAGGCGTGCGACTTCTCCGACAACCTCGCCCAGTTCAACGACGCCGACATCGACGTCGTTGGCATCAGCCCGGATACTCCGGAGAAGCTGGCGGCGTTCCGCGCCGACCACGACCTCGCCATCACCTTGCTATCGGACCCCACCAAGGAGGTCATGCGGCAGTGGGGCGCCTTCGGAGAGAAGAAGAACTACGGCAAGACCGTCCAGGGCGTGATCCGCTCCACCTTCCTCGTCGGCGAGGACGGCACAGTAGAAAAGGCGCAGTATAACGTGCGCGCCTCGGGCCACGTCGGGCGCATCTTGCGGGACTGGCCCATCGGGTAA
- the rdgB gene encoding RdgB/HAM1 family non-canonical purine NTP pyrophosphatase — protein sequence MVKVLVASNNAKKQRELEAVLADLGITGVEVVSLRDVAAYPEPREDGLTFEDNALIKARAGAGATGLPCVADDSGLAVTALNGMPGVLSARWSGRHGDDEANNRLLLAQMQDMGLRDAAFVSCCALVTPTGDEFTATGRWEGQLLRAPRGEGGFGYDPIFEPADTPGRSSAELAPEEKNRRSHRGAALRELAPIMARL from the coding sequence GTGGTAAAAGTCCTCGTCGCCTCCAACAACGCGAAGAAGCAGCGCGAGCTCGAGGCCGTGCTCGCTGACCTCGGGATCACCGGGGTAGAGGTGGTCTCGCTGCGCGATGTCGCCGCCTACCCGGAGCCTCGGGAAGACGGCCTCACCTTCGAGGACAACGCCCTCATCAAAGCCCGCGCTGGGGCGGGGGCAACCGGGTTGCCCTGCGTGGCGGACGATTCGGGGCTCGCCGTCACCGCCCTCAACGGCATGCCGGGCGTGCTCTCGGCGCGCTGGTCCGGGCGCCACGGCGACGACGAAGCGAACAACCGCCTCCTGCTCGCGCAAATGCAGGACATGGGGCTGCGCGACGCAGCCTTCGTCTCGTGCTGCGCCCTCGTGACCCCCACCGGCGACGAGTTCACGGCGACGGGCCGGTGGGAGGGGCAGCTCCTGCGCGCCCCACGCGGAGAGGGCGGCTTCGGCTACGACCCGATCTTCGAGCCCGCCGACACGCCCGGGCGCTCCTCAGCCGAGCTGGCGCCCGAGGAGAAGAACAGGCGCTCCCATCGCGGCGCCGCGCTGCGCGAGCTGGCGCCGATCATGGCGCGCCTGTGA